Below is a genomic region from Zea mays cultivar B73 chromosome 9, Zm-B73-REFERENCE-NAM-5.0, whole genome shotgun sequence.
CGCGAGGACAAAGACGGAATGAAACGAAACGCCGAAACGGTAACAAGACTGTCGAATGAGTTAGGAGTTAGCGCATCCTCTATTCATtcttatttattttttatttctTCCTTTTGGTTTGTGTATATTGTTATCTTATTTTTTTACAACTCAataattagtataaaaataaaattATTTTATTAAATTTTAGTAATCAACTTGCGATGTATATTACTTATGGGTGACAATattctctaaattttacactataatagTACTAAAGTACGCCCTTTAGTATGAAGTGGTTACTCACAAAAAACCTATAATGATACATCCAGTGGATAGTTTCGCTTTCGAGAGAGGTAATTAAGGGGTGTTTGTTTTATAAGTACTaacattttatttcattttagtctATAAATTATCAAATATAGAAATTAAAACTATATTTTAATTTTCATATTTAAggagactaaaatagaataaaatgaagggactaaaaatTAATCCATATAAATCAATCACTCAATATCGAGAGTGCCGGTGGATAGTTTCGGTTTTTGAGAGAAAGAGGGTAATTAACGTCGGTAACAACTGTGTACAAGTTGTCTCTAGGAATTATAAAAACCCAAAATTTAATTTCTACCTTCGTATTAAATCCTAAAATTCAAAAtacatttaataaaaataataaaaataagaCAAACAAATTTAACTAAAAGAAAACTTAATGTATCTATTAAGTTATTAGAGTTGCACAATAACTTATTCATAAAAAAACTTTTTGTTAGAAGGGGAAAAATACAACTCGCTCTAGATAAAGTCCATAAAATTAGcttattgtctaatgttcatagTAAAGTTAAAATTATATCGCATCTTCCAATTCAAAACTGCAAAAAACATATAACTAGTATCAACtccagctttgagtatatgaaagTATGAAATAAATTATAATTTATAACTTTTTCGTGCATCTATATGGATATGCCTTAAATGGGTCGTGTCCGTGGGCCCTAACCTCAACCCCCATTGTATCGAGCAACTATAGTTATGTTCGCCAAGTTAAGAGTTTCAGGAGTTAAATGCACGAGTTGCTGAAATTGTCAAGGAATGAGACTCAGTTTTGCTAACTTTGAAAACACATTTCTAAAAGTAATGTGTTGCACATCATTAAACATGTAAAATAGTGCACCACAGGTCTATTTCTGGACCACAACAGTCACTACGGTGCACCACTTAACAAATTTAGAAACCTACGAATATATATTCAAAGGTCGTGGATATAAATAGCATCCCTTAACAAGTGCAGATGTCATTCATGTATTTAACTCTTGTTTCACCATAGTTGATGCAAAATCTAGTTCATGGTCTTGTCAAATAAAAAAGGTCATGGAGGATCAAGGAACAGCTCAATGCAACCCAGATTATGTGCTTTCAATGTGTAGCAACTCCTGCGAGTGATCATATGAGAAGTAACTTGAGACTGTAAAATCTTTAAATGCAAACCAAGTCTATATAAAAAGTTGTGATTCCCGGAAGAGATTTCAGAATTCTTGCACTTCCTTACAGACCAGTGAATCCACATTGTTACAACTTAGGACTACAAAGTATCCTTGTGCCAAAACAATTGAAGAAACAGAAACAACATCCCCAATGTGGCAGGCACAAACCTTCATGAATTAAGAAACAGACCATCGACTTATATCACCCCCAAGGAATGTATATAGATTGCACTTCAAACTGTTTCGAACTGATAAGTAGTAGTTGAATTGTATAACCTCAGTATATCACTTCAAGGGACAAAAAAATGCAGTTTATTTGAACAAACGACAAAGCAGCAGAACCACGTTTTGCTATATCTCGAATTATACATATGGAGAAGACTTTCAACCTGTATGACTATACATGATTCTTTTTGTTTACTTCCCGTATAGAGTACCCATGAAATGAATCAATCAAATAGGAACAGAGAATATTTGGAAATGAATGAAGTAATGGATTCTAACTATATCAAGTGTTGCTCGTTAAAAAATTGTAGTGTTATGACGCTACTCCACAAGGAAAGTGCAGGGCTTCAAGAACCAAAACATGCTGCTGGAGCTCCCTTCTGCATCACACGCTGCTCTTGTATTGTTCATATCCTTAACACCAAAGGGTTGCCTCACAGCATCTTTTTTGCTCTCCAGGTCCTTACTAGGTGTCCCCTTCTCCTAAAGAAAAGGTAGTTACAGTATAGTTAGATATCTGTGTGACCAACTTCAGATAAATAGCTCATTAGTAATGGGTGGGCACAAGAGCCCTAGAACTATAAAATCACTGTGTTTGCTTTTTGTACAGTACAAAAAAGATGAATTCAATTATGAAATGTGCAAGCAGTATGATGTGATCATCCACAGTGAACATAAGATAAAGTGAGAAACCTATTCGAGactatccactatgaggcttacaATGAATACTAAGGTAATGAAGAATTTATCAAAACTTAGAAACCATGCCTTGCCATATCATTAGTACATTAGGTAACATCTCCTCATGGCATGTGCTAAATGATGCTAAGTATGAAAGGATGCTCCTACTTAATATAATGAGGCGCGGTCCTCCTGcgtttttcgagaaaaaaaatgaAAGGATGCAACTTCTGTACAAAATCATCTCAGCTGCATAATCAGATTTAACTGAAATTGGTTGAAAAAAAACATAACTTTTATTGAACTCGCAATACCAATTTAGCTCATCGTAGGATTTATTAGATCATCAGGGGAAGAATCAGTCGTAACCAATCATTTATTTGAGCAAAAATCATAGTTAGTCCGAGTCACACGCGAAAGGGcttctagcgtaatggttaaggcttcctAGTAGTACCTACAGGTCTCATGTTCGATCCCCCTAAGGGATAAATTTCgagcttggttaaaaaaatcctctCGTTGTGTTGTACCCGCTCTCGAGGATCAATATCCTGCACGCCACCTTCCGGCTAGACCGTTGCAGAGTGGTCAGTTGACTCGACCCATTAGTGATGAGGACCAGGGTTCGAAGGTTTTCTCATCCGAGACCATGTTTCAGTCTCTttttaatataataccgggagggcggtctttccctctTCGGCCAAGTTTTTAGTCCGTAGTCACGCTAAGGTATTCTTCCATACTAAGATTTACAAAAGAGGACCATGCTTCTTGTGAACATTAGATGCCCTTGAAGAATTTGAAGTGCCAGAAATTAAGAACGAAAATTTCACCAAGTAAACTCCATGATCTAAAGCCATGGACACTGAGTAAGCAAATACTAGAGCCATGCTGGATTCACCTTTGGTGCCTTTTTGAGTGGCGAGCCTGCTGTGGACATCCCTCCAGGTTTAACATTCTTAATGCGGTTTGGCGATGGGGATAGAAACCGCTGTGGAGTCGGCGGCGTTGCCCTCACCTCCTTCAGCACAGAGGGAGACCTTTGCTTCCCTGCTTCCACCTTCAGCCCCACTTTCTTTCCCTTCCTGCAGAAAACAGAATCAGCTCCGTAAGCAACAATCAGTATAACCTATACTATACCCATATGTTGGCACTGGGATGACTATTTGCAAATTACATTGGGCTTGGACTCTTTTTCGCCGTTTCTTGTCTCGCCTCCTCCTTCACTGTCTCATCAGGAGCCACCTTCTCCATCAAATAGCTCGGATTCCTGCACGAGTGAAACTGTCAAGGACCTCAAAGCGATAATCTGACAATTGAATCCCTTCATTCCTTCGATGAGGATTGAGGAGAGGTTTACACTGGGTCTGAGCTGTGCTCCTCCTGTGTGTCTGTGACAGGCCGGCCGACGCCACCACCAACCATCCGCTTCAGCTCATCGTAGAACTCCGAAATCTGGCCAAGTATATCCTTTCCAGAGAAGAGGTTCCTCGCTGAGAGGGTGCTCTTGAGCTGCCTCGGCGGGACGTGCTTATTGAGCAGCGCCTCCTTCTCAGCATTGTCCGGCCGCTTCTCCGCACTGGACTTGATGGCCTCCTTGGCATTCTTGTTCCACCGAGGGGCG
It encodes:
- the LOC100278398 gene encoding uncharacterized protein LOC100278398 is translated as MEFLEPKDIDWSRVVSQYVRDETYEGIEAPHWADLSDPNAGRAAVDDEAWFCRPDCQHPKTAEDFFKLSPSPKGKLLRSVSAMLPFAERDANATNLRDGSSNLKWRGGGAVAASTPPKPKAAPKKRFQEDSENHDPALATPPPRQAPSRPPFGAPRWNKNAKEAIKSSAEKRPDNAEKEALLNKHVPPRQLKSTLSARNLFSGKDILGQISEFYDELKRMVGGGVGRPVTDTQEEHSSDPVNPSYLMEKVAPDETVKEEARQETAKKSPSPMKGKKVGLKVEAGKQRSPSVLKEVRATPPTPQRFLSPSPNRIKNVKPGGMSTAGSPLKKAPKEKGTPSKDLESKKDAVRQPFGVKDMNNTRAACDAEGSSSSMFWFLKPCTFLVE